The genomic window GGCTTCAGCCACTGCCAAAGCGGTGTTAAGTTCCGTGATGTTGAGCGCATCTTCCTGAAAGGCGGCCCAGGTGAGGACATTTTTGATGAACCGGGATGTGTCTGGATCGTAGCTATTTAGCAGGCGGTCTGAGTGGCGATCACAAAGATGCTGTGTACCATCTGGAATCTCTTTCAGAGCCTTTAGAATGTCGTCTTTGTCCTTCACGCGTGTGCGTTTCAGCTCTTCGCTTCTTAGAATTGACCGCAGATACGAGTCATCGACCCTGTTGCCCTTGATGTCACCCAGCACCCTCGTTTTGAAATCTTCGTCACCAGGTGCTACCTTCTCCAACAGATGTGTCAAAAGGCCTCTGATGCTTCTCATAATGTCTGCCTCATTGTCTCCTTGTTGAATGGGGCAGTCGTTGATTCCCAGACTTTGAATGTGCTTCTGGATCGTTGAGTTGTGTTGGGAGACCACCAATAATCTCAACTGCTTGGACTGACCGAGGCCTTGGTCTAGCTTTTTGATACATTGTAAAAAGGCCGTTTGTTCATCAGAAGGGATTTCATCTAGCCCGTCAACGACAAGCGTCATGGTGTGTTGATATCCCATGATCACTCTTGCCATTGCTATGGGCCACAGCTCCACTAGCCTTTCTGCCGTCCACACCGATTCTTTTGATCTTTCTCGTGATTGAGCATCCTCAAAGGTTGGCAGGAGGAACTCCTTGATGATTTGAGGCTGAAGTCGCAAGGCCTGGTGCAAAGTAGATTGTAGAAGAGCATCGATGTTGTTTCTTGATGCATACATGTTGCTGAGAAAACAATGAACGACCTCTTGCCTTTCGTGTGGAACCGTGCTGTCAGATCGGACAATGTTGTTAGGCTGTAGGATGTGTGTAATGATGTGCTTGGTCAAGAAGCTTTTACCGCTGCCTGCCGGGCCATGTATCCACAGCTTGCCATTCCCAGCCTCCCCTTTGCACCAATATTGAAACTCGAGACGCTCTTTTATCCAGTCGCCAGTTCCAGGAGTGTGCGGTCTCCCGAGAAAGTAGGCGTGGAATTTGTCGGAAGAGAGTGAATACAGGGCTCTTTTGGCGAAGTAACCAGCCATGTCTGTAGGCATGTAGAAGTCTTAGTCAACATCCACATGAATAGACTGGACACGGAATCTCTGCATACGTACCCAGTGCATTTGGTTTGTCTTTCTTGAGAAACTCGACTCCGTCCCAAACGAGCCGAAACGCACCAGTTTCCTCTCTGGTAAATTGGCAGATTGTGAGATGATTACCTGCGAGCATGTCGTGCCTCTCATGACCATGATGCATTTTCCCATAAAGACCATTCACAAGCTAAGTAGTGATGGAGCCTGTCAGCAGCTGCATTTCAAGCTTTGGACTTTATGGTGCATAACTGGACAAGATGAAGAATACTCTAGGATACTGCAAGGGAGAGGTAGTGAAGCAAGTACATACAACATGTTTTAGACCCGGCATTggttcttcttcaacaaatGTAACAAATGCTAGGCTGTCATACAAGGGCTTGAAATCTTCTGTGATGTCTCGGAGATTATCACAGTTTTCCTCAAGTTGTTGGACCATGGTGCGGGTGGGCATTGCTCCCTTTACTGGAGCGTCGTGTTGAAGCACAAATCGAGCAAAGTCCCTCCAAGTGTTCCTATCCAGCCCATGGTGAGGAGTTGCAAAGAACATCTGAGATTTCATTAGCGTTAGCTTCTCAGTGTTAGCCACCCCAATGACTGTTGCCGGTTGAAACTTACAACGCCGCGGGATGCCTCCCATATCCCCCTATATCTTTGCTGGACAAAGCGAGCCACGTACAATGCCCTCTTGATGATCATCCCTCCCAGGCTATGGCCGACAAATATTATTGGCCGCAAGGTAGCTggttcatcatcttctcgaTTGTTGTACAACCAATTCAGCAAGTCATTTGCATGCTCTGTTATACCAAGCATGCTCATGGTGCCATTGAGCGAGGTGTTGTACTGGAATGAAAGAACTCTGATCTCCGTAACGTAGTCAGGCAAGAGATCTGATGGCCAGACGGTTTTCAATTCGTCTTTCGCCTGCCAGGTCTTGATGAAGTGTCCCCCAAGTCCGGGCACAAGGACAACACTGTTATTTGGGAATATTTAGCACTGATCTGATAGGCTCATTGCAAACCTATAGGATGTGAACCTACTCGGCCTGTACCCTAGCTGTGGGCTCCTTCTTTGGATGAAGGACTTTAATAGCAGAGCCACCGCTGTCATCCAaatctttctcttcttgtctGGGTCTGTAAATGGAAGTCGTCATCGTGAACTTGGGATTGTGTAGTTTGGAGTTAGTGGGGCTGGTTTCAGGGGTACCAACAGCTTGGTGGACATGGCGAACCCATTTCTCTGCATCATTCCGGGGGGGGGTTAAGTGAACCTGTCACTTCTCGCATCGATTCATCACAATGAGGCTCATGGGACGGCTTCTTACTGGATACCGGGACGCTCCGAACCTTGGTGTGGAAGGGCACCTTGTGTGGGGTCCTGTCAGGGACTTGGCGTGGGTGATTGGGTTGCTCGTGTTGGCTGGTGCCCAACCTGACCCTCAAAGTTGAAGCCAGTCCTGCTTTGCTGCACCACCTGCCTTGCACATGACCGGGATAAGGGAGAAAGATTGACAGTTCGATCTTCATGTAGCACATGAAAAATTTGCATGTAGCTGGAAACGACGTCACCAAACCTCGGGGTACGCGTCCACACACACCAGATCATCGGACTTCCACTCCACCAGCAACCTGGAAACATCTCCAGGACCCATCACGCTACTGATCAGTTCCACGTCGCCTATGGACGCAAACGCCCAACTCAACCCTCAGGCCCGGCTGGCACTAGAGCGAGTATCGCGGCTGGAAGCAataaaaaaggaaaatatcTCGAGAAAGTGGGAGCTAGAGTACCAATGCAACGACCTGAAAGACAAAGTCCGCAGATTGGAAGCACAACTTCGGGATAGTATACCTCTTAGCGATCCCAACAACATGAACCCAGCCACGATACCCGCAACAGCATTGGAGGCTAGCCTGCAACACAAGATTGCAGAACTTGGAAGCAAAATCAAGAAGGTGGAGCAGCGACTTGGCGCGGAGATATCTCGAAACTGGGAGTTGACATATCAATGCGAGGATCAAAAGGAGGAGATATCGCGGCTGCGGAATCAGTTGAGGAAGTACATCCAGGTGGATGACACTGAGTTCACCTTCTTATCATCCCCGACAGCCTTGGAAAAGCTACTGGAGGAGAGAATCCGGGAATTGGAGGGTGGGATAAGGTACCGGACAGGCCGAACCCGATTAAAGTCGTTCTGATTGTCTGGTTGTCGGTGTTGTCAGCGTCAACCATGTGTCGTCTGGGATGTCACGGTGTTTGGTAATTACCTAGCGCATCACATCATGTTAGAATAGCTACACTCTCGTCATACAAGACCGTCCTTGTGATCATAACTACGCATAAAGCCGCATTTGTTGGCGAACGATAGTTCGCTAATTGCCCCGATGTTTGCCAAGCCTTCTGTCATCTGCATGCAGGTTTGTCGTCGGGCAGCTGTACACCACCCGACATTGCGCATGGCATGCAGTAGCATAAAAAACTAGTTCAAACCGACCTTGCCGACCCCGAAAATACAGGGAATGTACCTGGTTCCGCAACAAGGTGCCGACAAGTAGTTCAAGGTGGGGGGCAAATGGTGTGCTCTGTGAGATGCCGGTGTTGATAACGGCCTTACTAGGCACGAACCCAACGTGTCTTATGCATGCAAGCAGGGCTCTGCCATGTTGAGCAGAACGGCAATACCGTCTATCTCAAGCCTAACTTCATCAGGCGACCAATCCTTTACGCCTTGGAACCCGGCCACAGTCTTAGAATGAGCTTAGACGGTGCCAGCTGTCCCAGCCTTCCGACCGAGATCCTCAAAATTGAGGACAAAGAAAATTGGGGAAGCATTTCCAGGCTATGAAGTTAGGCATTAGTGCAGTCAGTCTTGGATTGGCGTCGACATCGCCGTCTGAGGGCATTCACAGCCGCTAGTTTCATCGTCTCCTATGACTTCGACGACGGAGACATTCGGGACCAACAAAGGCGCGAGCATGTATAAATCGTCTAGTTTCCTTCAAGGGAAAATATAGTAGCACAGAGCCCGGTAGAATATCACTTACCAAAAGTCACTACTACATACTTCACAAACCACACCTCACACCAATCCCCTACTGACCGGACGCTCAGTGGTAGCCCAATCTCTCTTGCTCATTTCTAGCAGAGCTTCACGTGAGTTGAACTTGAGCTCCATCTACTCACAACCGTAACAGCACAGAGTTAGCTGACATTTCCAGACACTCCCATTCAAAGATGTCTGAAACCGAGGTGTACACCAAACCAGAGGGAGGCTTTTTCAGCCTCACATCCATCACCGACGCCTACAAAAAGGCCCTCAGCGTTGCTTATCCGGCCACCAAGGACATTGCCGACGAGTTCTCCGGCAGGATCCCCGACATTGTCAACAAAGCCCGGCAGAGAGTCTCCGACCTCGTCTTCAACGTCCAAGAGCTGAAGTGGGAGATCGAACAGGCTCGTCGCACAATTATCGAGACCAATGACAAGTTGCATGCGCTTCTCAAtcaggaggagatcaaggacgATCCGTTGGAGTGGGACATTGAGGAGCAGAAAAAGAACGTCGACGGACCACCGGAGAAACCAACCAAGAGATACTATACGCCGAAGAATTAAGAGGAGTTGGCTTAAAAGTGGAAGGAAAGCTAGAGGTTTTTTGGCAGCGTCGGAGTCTGGAGAAGAGTGAATTTACATTATTTCGGATAAGCTTTGCATGGTTTAAGATCCAAAAAAGTAGGGGCCGATGTCTCCTTCCTTCTGGTTACACATGTAATACAGCCGTCCACAGGAGAAGCTTAATCTTGATAAACCCCTATTTACCCCTATTATTTCAACCTTTTCAACATCATCGTTCGTGTTAAGTACCATGTACCCTCTAAATCAACATGGATCCCACTCCCCAAGCAACAGCCATCATAAACCCAGGGACGACAGCGCCGCTCATAGCAGAAGACCCAGCAGGGGCGGTAGTGCCAGCAGGAGTAGTCTCGGTACTGGTTGTTGGATCCTGAGTTGCAGACTCTTCAGCTTGGGTGGTCGTGACATCCTGGCCATCCGTAGTCGGGGCAGTGACCGAGCTGGTAGAAGTAGTCAGGGTGAGGGTCGTGCTGGTTCCTTCGTTGTCCGAGTCCGAGCCCGAGTCATCTCCATTGGGATTCACCAAATTGAGGGCCCTCGTTCCGTTCCCTTTCTGAGCCTCATCGCCATTCCGACCAAAAACCTCATAACTGGCCCAGCTGTTGCCATTAGGTTTAAGTGAAACACAGCCTTCAAAGTAGTAATTGCTAGCGCAAATGCTGCTCCCATCTGCGGTGACACCTCCGCCAGCATTAGTGCAGGAAACCAACAGTTGCGAGAATGTGCGTGAGAAGTTGTCGAAAAAATCCTTGATGTCGTAGCTGCCTGGGCTGAGGCAAGCGCGGCAGTTGTGGATGTAACCATACCACGCGTTTTCGCGGTCTTCATTGGAAATACACACGCAGTCGCGGGTTTCTTTGTCGGACCTTGTGTTCTTCCAGTCGATTCCCTGGCACTTCATGATGGCGTTTGCAATCTTGGTGCAACCACACTTTTCCAGCTTGTCGCTTGTCGGGTCCATCCTCTGCTGAGGGGGGGGCGGGCCGCGGGCGAAAA from Podospora pseudoanserina strain CBS 124.78 chromosome 7 map unlocalized CBS124.78p_7.2, whole genome shotgun sequence includes these protein-coding regions:
- a CDS encoding uncharacterized protein (EggNog:ENOG503PXFH) yields the protein MSETEVYTKPEGGFFSLTSITDAYKKALSVAYPATKDIADEFSGRIPDIVNKARQRVSDLVFNVQELKWEIEQARRTIIETNDKLHALLNQEEIKDDPLEWDIEEQKKNVDGPPEKPTKRYYTPKN
- a CDS encoding uncharacterized protein (EggNog:ENOG503NZES; COG:S), with the translated sequence MTTSIYRPRQEEKDLDDSGGSAIKVLHPKKEPTARVQADVVLVPGLGGHFIKTWQAKDELKTVWPSDLLPDYVTEIRVLSFQYNTSLNGTMSMLGITEHANDLLNWLYNNREDDEPATLRPIIFVGHSLGGMIIKRALYVARFVQQRYRGIWEASRGVMFFATPHHGLDRNTWRDFARFVLQHDAPVKGAMPTRTMVQQLEENCDNLRDITEDFKPLYDSLAFVTFVEEEPMPGLKHVLVNGLYGKMHHGHERHDMLAGNHLTICQFTREETGAFRLVWDGVEFLKKDKPNALDMAGYFAKRALYSLSSDKFHAYFLGRPHTPGTGDWIKERLEFQYWCKGEAGNGKLWIHGPAGSGKSFLTKHIITHILQPNNIVRSDSTVPHERQEVVHCFLSNMYASRNNIDALLQSTLHQALRLQPQIIKEFLLPTFEDAQSRERSKESVWTAERLVELWPIAMARVIMGYQHTMTLVVDGLDEIPSDEQTAFLQCIKKLDQGLGQSKQLRLLVVSQHNSTIQKHIQSLGINDCPIQQGDNEADIMRSIRGLLTHLLEKVAPGDEDFKTRVLGDIKGNRVDDSYLRSILRSEELKRTRVKDKDDILKALKEIPDGTQHLCDRHSDRLLNSYDPDTSRFIKNVLTWAAFQEDALNITELNTALAVAEAMRKFPGAVITEKQLADCLDENLKAKVDFYCGPLVNFADGRLSSLHRTAKSHIATKLETIEKNPEEPTPQGLLASSCTMYLSMQEAEQPAGESSETSWESRIRKTLRDRPFMRYASLYWHKHYHQAGEDVDADTQRQKELLTQEGDSRAKSWTEVWWFMRRGSEQAFPEEDLRLADKIVNSPPDNVGGGDTQVSGSLPPRHQTTRRQADTSGCTLPPHERSGHIKRASWKEDKIRLQSSQPMIIIEREIIEVEREVVKEVPVEKQVVKEVVKEVKVDVVREVKVVVVREVPRDVDKVVTKPEVQQIDKKTRSYFGNIKKAVISVGTSHHSPDDFVWPKLTRISQARQSEARILTLTEIRLLLMTYIPTDTRNATDMS
- a CDS encoding uncharacterized protein (EggNog:ENOG503PZIE); this encodes MDANAQLNPQARLALERVSRLEAIKKENISRKWELEYQCNDLKDKVRRLEAQLRDSIPLSDPNNMNPATIPATALEASLQHKIAELGSKIKKVEQRLGAEISRNWELTYQCEDQKEEISRLRNQLRKYIQVDDTEFTFLSSPTALEKLLEERIRELEGGIRYRTGRTRLKSF
- a CDS encoding uncharacterized protein (EggNog:ENOG503PGQC) yields the protein MHLPMQFLLAPALLTGLGVFARGPPPPQQRMDPTSDKLEKCGCTKIANAIMKCQGIDWKNTRSDKETRDCVCISNEDRENAWYGYIHNCRACLSPGSYDIKDFFDNFSRTFSQLLVSCTNAGGGVTADGSSICASNYYFEGCVSLKPNGNSWASYEVFGRNGDEAQKGNGTRALNLVNPNGDDSGSDSDNEGTSTTLTLTTSTSSVTAPTTDGQDVTTTQAEESATQDPTTSTETTPAGTTAPAGSSAMSGAVVPGFMMAVAWGVGSMLI